In a single window of the Papaver somniferum cultivar HN1 chromosome 8, ASM357369v1, whole genome shotgun sequence genome:
- the LOC113304783 gene encoding protein TPX2-like isoform X1, whose translation MEDEEMGETEMFVVVEEEEEDEEYDGRNVVEVKIDLDYEYDATKYFDFSREETEFEAANAEMWFDRAGDYPPSPFVAKLRLGLDMGRDSASTCSRHEDMDNGESTSIHSDMDMAPEIELSALDERCRGLTFYNHMEKDITKAKLKSGNKKSFPRSSTLMKPTASQLAKQNQFVNRFQKPLLPNSDRSTDSVSIIGTQAPKRQKLEGGHLHKVAETKQQHSLTHKAPKKDGPVSNISTHAKMKITIPREPELETAHRARRLRSKNGTDLREEAKPTTHQFKALPLNRKILEAPTLALRKKSTPKLPQFQVFHLKTSERATQHTSAASASSPPCDKTVKVVHKFNASSTVQNGTTDSKRPSFVDIPRQEASETTNKFKARPLNRKIFSSKGDIGVFRNTKREPTIPMEFNFPTDKRFNHIPPVDLFDKLSLTTESRQNAVPQPRLPRPARIPTGSKENAVGSLQQGNRTIQTVKDKAQIFGVKQNQCGGDLESGIGTRANMSRTLDIR comes from the exons atggagGATGAAGAAATGGGGGAGACGgaaatgtttgttgttgttgaagaagaagaagaggatgaggaaTATGATGGAAGGAATGTGGTGGAAGTGAAAATAGATTTAGATTATGAGTATGATGCTACCAAATATTTTGATTTTAGTAGAGAAGAAACGGAGTTTGAAGCTGCAAATGCTGAGATGTGGTTTGATAGAGCTGGAGATTATCCTCCTTCTC CCTTTGTAGCAAAATTGAGGTTGGGGCTTGATATGGGTAGAGATAGTGCAAGCACCTGTTCCAGACATGAGGATATGGACAACGGAGAATCTACCTCTATTCACTCGGACATGGATATGGCTCCAGAGATAGAGCTATCTGCTTTAGATGAGAGATGCAGAG GGCTTACATTTTATAATCACATGGAGAAAGATATTACAAAAGCCAAATTGAAGTCTGGTAACAAGAAATCTTTTCCAAGGAGCTCGACTTTAATGAAACCTACAGCTAGTCAGTTGGCCAAGCAAAACCAATTTGTGAATAG GTTTCAGAAGCCATTACTTCCAAATAGTGATAGAAGCACGGATAGTGTTTCCATAATTGGAACTCAAGCTCCCAAGAGACAGAAGTTAGAGGGAGGTCACTTGCATAAG GTAGCTGAAACAAAGCAGCAACACAGCTTGACACACAAAGCACCTAAAAAG GATGGTCCTGTTTCTAATATCTCTACACATGCTAAGATGAAAATCACCATTCCAAGAGAGCCTGAACTGGAAACTGCACATAGGGCACGGAGGCTGAG GTCCAAGAATGGTACAGATTTAAGAGAAGAAGCAAAACCAACTACACATCAATTTAAAGCACTCCCCTTGAACAGAAAA atTCTCGAAGCTCCTACGTTGGCGCTTCGGAAAAAGAGCACACCAAAGTTGCCCCAGTTTCAA GTATTTCACTTAAAGACATCGGAAAGAGCTACTCAACATACATCTGCTGCTTCAGCATCCTCTCCTCCTTGTGATAAAACTGTTAAG GTGGTGCACAAATTTAATGCTAGTTCCACGGTACAGAATGGAACCACAGACTCCAAAAG GCCTAGTTTTGTTGATATTCCAAGGCAGGAAGCATCTGAAACTACAAACAAATTTAAAGCAAGACCACTAAATAGAAAG ATATTTTCAAGCAAAGGGGACATTGGTGTTTTCCGTAATACCAAACGGGAGCCAACAATACCGATG GAATTCAATTTCCCCACAGATAAGAGGTTTAATCATATTCCACCTGTAGATCTTTTCGACAAG CTCTCCCTCACAACTGAGTCACGGCAGAATGCTGTTCCTCAGCCAAGATTGCCTCGGCCCGCTCGCATACCTACG GGGTCAAAGGAGAATGCAGTAGGTTCGCTGCAACAAGGAAATAGG ACAATCCAAACAGTTAAAGATAAAGCACAGATCTTCGGGGTAAAACAAAATCAATGTGGAGGTGATCTAGAATCCGGAATTGGAACGAGAGCTAACATGAGCAG GACTTTGGACATTCGTTGA
- the LOC113305322 gene encoding putative F-box protein At1g30920, whose product MGDLHVSLPIELILEFLSRLPVKSLTRLSCASKYLYNTINNQNQQFTKSHFINYSPKNPFLVFCINYYYGTGKQQQQWLFKSLFHTRDIKDDGNDNYNVHLSKTFIEEERGDFVGYCNGLICFGNITTEIAFVIDVWNSTTRELLRIVPPVVRGGRYKLMSCGFGFDSVNNEYKLVIIVFMFETKSLKCFLYTFESNLLGQKSGLLIPDCFENLLQPHSLLELCSG is encoded by the coding sequence ATGGGTGATTTACATGTATCTCTTCCAATTGAATTGATTCTGGAGTTTCTATCAAGACTACCAGTTAAATCTCTGACGAGATTAAGCTGCGCAAGTAAGTATTTATACAATACCATCAATAATCAGAATCAGCAATTCACTAAAtctcattttattaattattcccCAAAAAATCCATTCCTTGTGTTTTGTATTAATTATTATTATGGTACTGGGAAACAACAGCAACAGTGGCTGTTCAAAAGCTTGTTTCATACTAGAGATATTAAAGATGATGGAAATGATAATTACAATGTCCATTTGAGTAAAACATTTATAGAGGAAGAGAGAGGGGATTTTGTTGGGTACTGCAATGGTTTAATATGTTTTGGAAATATTACTACTGAAATTGCTTTTGTCATTGATGTTTGGAACTCTACTACAAGAGAACTGTTACGCATAGTCCCTCCTGTTGTAAGAGGAGGACGTTATAAGCTCATGTCTTGTGGATTTGGGTTCGACTCCGTTAACAATGAGTATAAATTGGTAATTATTGTCTTCATGTTCGAAACCAAGTCTCTTAAGTGTTTCCTGTATACTTTCGAATCAAATCTTCTTGGACAGAAGTCAGGTCTCCTGATTCCGGATTGTTTCGAAAATCTACTTCAGCCACATTCACTTCTGGAGCTTTGTTCTGGTTGA
- the LOC113304783 gene encoding protein TPX2-like isoform X2 gives MEDEEMGETEMFVVVEEEEEDEEYDGRNVVEVKIDLDYEYDATKYFDFSREETEFEAANAEMWFDRAGDYPPSPFVAKLRLGLDMGRDSASTCSRHEDMDNGESTSIHSDMDMAPEIELSALDERCRGLTFYNHMEKDITKAKLKSGNKKSFPRSSTLMKPTASQLAKQNQFVNRFQKPLLPNSDRSTDSVSIIGTQAPKRQKLEGGHLHKVAETKQQHSLTHKAPKKDGPVSNISTHAKMKITIPREPELETAHRARRLRSKNGTDLREEAKPTTHQFKALPLNRKILEAPTLALRKKSTPKLPQFQVFHLKTSERATQHTSAASASSPPCDKTVKVVHKFNASSTVQNGTTDSKRPSFVDIPRQEASETTNKFKARPLNRKIFSSKGDIGVFRNTKREPTIPMEFNFPTDKRFNHIPPVDLFDKLSLTTESRQNAVPQPRLPRPARIPTENAVGSLQQGNRTIQTVKDKAQIFGVKQNQCGGDLESGIGTRANMSRTLDIR, from the exons atggagGATGAAGAAATGGGGGAGACGgaaatgtttgttgttgttgaagaagaagaagaggatgaggaaTATGATGGAAGGAATGTGGTGGAAGTGAAAATAGATTTAGATTATGAGTATGATGCTACCAAATATTTTGATTTTAGTAGAGAAGAAACGGAGTTTGAAGCTGCAAATGCTGAGATGTGGTTTGATAGAGCTGGAGATTATCCTCCTTCTC CCTTTGTAGCAAAATTGAGGTTGGGGCTTGATATGGGTAGAGATAGTGCAAGCACCTGTTCCAGACATGAGGATATGGACAACGGAGAATCTACCTCTATTCACTCGGACATGGATATGGCTCCAGAGATAGAGCTATCTGCTTTAGATGAGAGATGCAGAG GGCTTACATTTTATAATCACATGGAGAAAGATATTACAAAAGCCAAATTGAAGTCTGGTAACAAGAAATCTTTTCCAAGGAGCTCGACTTTAATGAAACCTACAGCTAGTCAGTTGGCCAAGCAAAACCAATTTGTGAATAG GTTTCAGAAGCCATTACTTCCAAATAGTGATAGAAGCACGGATAGTGTTTCCATAATTGGAACTCAAGCTCCCAAGAGACAGAAGTTAGAGGGAGGTCACTTGCATAAG GTAGCTGAAACAAAGCAGCAACACAGCTTGACACACAAAGCACCTAAAAAG GATGGTCCTGTTTCTAATATCTCTACACATGCTAAGATGAAAATCACCATTCCAAGAGAGCCTGAACTGGAAACTGCACATAGGGCACGGAGGCTGAG GTCCAAGAATGGTACAGATTTAAGAGAAGAAGCAAAACCAACTACACATCAATTTAAAGCACTCCCCTTGAACAGAAAA atTCTCGAAGCTCCTACGTTGGCGCTTCGGAAAAAGAGCACACCAAAGTTGCCCCAGTTTCAA GTATTTCACTTAAAGACATCGGAAAGAGCTACTCAACATACATCTGCTGCTTCAGCATCCTCTCCTCCTTGTGATAAAACTGTTAAG GTGGTGCACAAATTTAATGCTAGTTCCACGGTACAGAATGGAACCACAGACTCCAAAAG GCCTAGTTTTGTTGATATTCCAAGGCAGGAAGCATCTGAAACTACAAACAAATTTAAAGCAAGACCACTAAATAGAAAG ATATTTTCAAGCAAAGGGGACATTGGTGTTTTCCGTAATACCAAACGGGAGCCAACAATACCGATG GAATTCAATTTCCCCACAGATAAGAGGTTTAATCATATTCCACCTGTAGATCTTTTCGACAAG CTCTCCCTCACAACTGAGTCACGGCAGAATGCTGTTCCTCAGCCAAGATTGCCTCGGCCCGCTCGCATACCTACG GAGAATGCAGTAGGTTCGCTGCAACAAGGAAATAGG ACAATCCAAACAGTTAAAGATAAAGCACAGATCTTCGGGGTAAAACAAAATCAATGTGGAGGTGATCTAGAATCCGGAATTGGAACGAGAGCTAACATGAGCAG GACTTTGGACATTCGTTGA
- the LOC113304820 gene encoding casein kinase 1-like — protein sequence MGETDEEATNQKVWNLAADLCDSLQTVVQSLRTEASYKDYIKEIDEAFPLEASYNLPLQGLKAGTKKQKHDETSEKKMLAPTEVCKSYPVISTIAYHCGLRISHTTRIRRGFSMT from the exons ATGGGTGAAACTGATGAAGAAGCAACAAATCAGAAGGTGTGGAATTTAGCTGCTGATTTGTGCGATTCACTACAGACAGTGGTTCAGAGTTTGCGAACAGAAGCTAGTTACAAAGATTATATTAAAGAGATTGATGAAGCTTTTCCTTTGGAAGCTAGTTACAA CCTTCCGTTGCAGGGGTTAAAAGCTggaacaaagaaacaaaaacatgACGAGACCAGTGAAAAGAAAATGTTAGCTCCCACAGAG GTCTGCAAGTCTTATCCAGTCATTTCCACCATTGCCTATCACTGTGGTTTGAGGATCAGCCATACTACGCGTATCAGAAGAGGCTTTTCCATGACGTAG
- the LOC113304782 gene encoding guard cell S-type anion channel SLAC1-like: protein MHTYLAQPLYSPPNRSKKTSVFSSQQMAMKPTSPSKPSGAHLLDIHEDVPEEVEEQVGDGTAMSNIVGSNNNNNNNKRANKPPKPKQHRSFNRQVSLETGFSVLNKESKAKDDKRAMLSSGKSFGGFGSTSSREGIKKGDFSMFRTKSTLSKQNSLLPTLRKDHSNAAGNGVDCHKTDFHGGLGGGEGSFDDESVNKSVPAGRYFAALRGAELDQVKDSEDILLPKHEQWPFLLRFPIGCFGICLGLSSQAILWKSLATSPATKFLHIPPHINLIIWIFAVAILLLISITYALKCIFYFEAVRREYFHPVRTNFFFAPWLVCMFLAIGVPPIFAPQPLHPTIWCTFMTPVFYLELKIYGQWLSGGKRRLCKVANPSTHLSVVGNFVGSILAAKVGWHEPAKFLWAVGFAHYLVVFVTLYQRLPTSEALPKELHPVYSMFIAAPSAASIAWFTIYHEFDGLSRTCFFIALFLYISLVVRINFFRGFRFSVAWWSYTFPMTTVSLATIIYAEQVPCVLSKIIALSLSFMSSAMVSVLFVSTLLHAFVWRSLFPNDLAIAITKRRTNEAAKVFNKVKKPLKKSFDIRRWAKQPPPSFIDSSVSNHNTVNEDSEGEKEMSLHLP from the exons ATGCATACATATCTAGCTCAACCATTATATTCACCACCAAATCGATCAAAAAAAACTTCTGTTTTCTCTTCACAACAAATGGCCATGAAACCAACTTCTCCAAGCAAACCATCTGGTGCTCATTTACTGGATATTCATGAAGATGTCCCagaagaagttgaagaacaaGTAGGAGATGGAACGGCGATGTCGAACATAGTtggtagtaataataataataataataataagcgtGCAAACAAACCACCAAAACCTAAACAACACAGGAGCTTTAACCGACAAGTGTCGCTTGAAACCGGGTTTTCAGTACTGAACAAAGAATCTAAGGCTAAAGATGATAAGCGGGCGATGCTTTCTAGTGGTAAAAGTTTTGGAGGGTTTGGGTCGACCAGCAGTAGAGAAGGGATCAAGAAAGGAGATTTTAGTATGTTTAGGACTAAATCAACTCTTAGTAAACAAAATTCTTTGTTGCCCACTTTGCGGAAAGACCACAGCAATGCTGCTGGTAATGGTGTTGATTGCCATAAAACAGACTTTCATGGTGGCTTAGGAGGAGGCGAAGGAAGTTTCGACGATGAGTCTGTTAATAAAAGTGTTCCTGCTGGAAGATACTTTGCTGCCTTGAGAGGAGCTGAACTTGATCAAGTCAAG GATTCTGAAGACATACTTCTTCCTAAACATGAGCAATGGCCGTTCCTCCTTCGGTTCCCGATCGGTTGCTTTGGTATTTGTCTAGGCCTCAGCAGTCAAGCCATCCTATGGAAGTCTCTTGCAACAAGTCCAGCAACTAAATTTCTTCATATTCCACCGCATATTAAtctcataatttggatttttgcAGTTGCCATTCTCTTGTTAATCTCCATAACATATGCACTTAAATGCATATTCTACTTTGAGGCAGTGAGAAGAGAGTACTTTCATCCCGTTCGTACGAATTTTTTCTTTGCTCCATGGCTTGTTTGTATGTTTCTAGCAATTGGTGTACCACCCATATTTGCACCCCAACCACTGCACCCAACAATCTGGTGTACTTTCATGACACCAGTCTTCTATCTTGAGCTCAAAATCTATGGCCAGTGGTTATCTGGTGGAAAACGGCGTCTTTGCAAAGTAGCCAACCCTTCTACACATTTGTCAGTTGTCGGAAACTTCGTTGGATCAATCTTGGCAGCGAAAGTTGGATGGCATGAACCTGCAAAATTCTTATGGGCAGTTGGGTTTGCACATTATTTGGTGGTGTTTGTTACTTTGTACCAGAGATTACCAACAAGTGAAGCTCTGCCTAAAGAGCTGCATCCAGTTTATTCCATGTTCATAGCAGCTCCTTCTGCAGCAAGTATTGCTTGGTTTACTATATACCATGAGTTCGATGGGTTATCAAGAACATGCTTTTTCATTGCACTGTTTCTCTACATTTCGCTGGTTGTTCGGATCAATTTCTTCAGGGGATTTAG GTTCTCAGTGGCTTGGTGGTCTTATACTTTCCCAATGACAACAGTATCTTTGGCAACTATTATATATGCAGAGCAAGTCCCTTGTGTTTTAAGCAAAATCATTGCGCTTAGCCTCTCCTTCATGTCTTCTGCAATGGTATCTGTATTATTTGTCTCCACTCTCCTTCATGCTTTTGTCTGGCGCTCGTTGTTCCCAAATGACCTCGCCATTGCCATAACAAAGAGAAGAACCAATGAAGCTGCTAAAGTTTTCAACAAGGTAAAGAAGCCACTGAAAAAATCGTTTGATATACGGCGTTGGGCAAAGCAACCTCCTCCCTCTTTCATCGACTCTTCGGTGTCAAATCATAACACTGTAAATGAAGATTCTGAGGGAGAGAAAGAGATGTCACTTCATTTGCCCTAA